Proteins from one Gossypium raimondii isolate GPD5lz chromosome 8, ASM2569854v1, whole genome shotgun sequence genomic window:
- the LOC105791030 gene encoding 36.4 kDa proline-rich protein, translating into MESTKISPLFLICMLFISSATPILGCGSCGTGKAPPKPPKGPITIPPIVNPPINLPPILNPPVTVPPVTVVPPIITKPPSGKPCPSATCPTDTLKLGACVDLLGGLVHIGLGDPLVNACCPVLAGLVELEAAVCLCTTLKLKVLNLNIYVPLALQLLITCGKTPPPGYTCSL; encoded by the coding sequence ATGGAGTCCACTAAAATCTCACCTCTCTTTCTCATTTGCATGCTTTTCATTTCCTCCGCCACTCCCATTCTTGGTTGTGGTTCATGTGGCACTGGCAAAGCACCACCAAAGCCCCCTAAAGGCCCCATTACAATCCCTCCCATTGTTAATCCCCCAATCAACCTCCCTCCCATTCTAAATCCCCCTGTGACAGTCCCTCCGGTGACGGTGGTTCCTCCCATAATTACTAAGCCACCAAGTGGGAAACCTTGCCCGTCGGCCACTTGCCCCACTGACACATTGAAATTGGGTGCATGTGTGGATCTGCTTGGAGGGTTGGTTCACATTGGCCTTGGTGACCCACTTGTGAATGCATGTTGTCCAGTCCTTGCAGGGCTTGTTGAGCTGGAAGCTGCTGTTTGCTTGTGCACCACTCTGAAGCTAAAGGTTCTCAACCTTAACATTTATGTGCCGCTTGCTCTTCAGCTGCTCATCACTTGTGGGAAAACACCCCCTCCTGGTTACACATGCTCTCTCTAG